The Haloplanus salinarum genome includes a region encoding these proteins:
- a CDS encoding response regulator transcription factor encodes MTDAPCVLIADDEPALLDLYATWLGDIDAEVVRAGCGAAALAHCDEGDVDVAVLDRHMPRVSGDEVLDALRDDPAGPRVAFVTAATPDVDIVDLDIDAYLTKPVSRDEFGDMVESLFRRESLPETVDRYVEKLSKRVALLESESQSVLQADPIYSAFEAELSRLASRIDYRPLDDPYLNRALADGGRDDHSLDP; translated from the coding sequence ATGACCGACGCGCCGTGCGTGCTGATCGCTGACGACGAACCCGCGCTGTTGGACCTCTATGCGACGTGGCTCGGCGACATCGACGCGGAGGTCGTCCGCGCGGGCTGCGGCGCGGCGGCGCTCGCCCACTGCGACGAGGGCGACGTCGACGTGGCGGTCCTCGACCGACATATGCCCCGCGTGTCCGGCGACGAGGTGCTCGACGCCCTCCGTGACGACCCTGCGGGTCCGCGGGTCGCGTTCGTGACGGCGGCGACGCCGGACGTCGATATCGTCGACCTCGACATCGACGCCTACCTCACCAAGCCGGTGTCCCGCGACGAGTTCGGGGACATGGTCGAGTCGTTGTTCCGTCGCGAGTCGCTCCCCGAGACGGTCGACCGGTACGTCGAGAAGCTCTCGAAGCGGGTGGCCCTGCTCGAATCGGAGTCGCAGTCGGTTCTCCAAGCCGATCCCATCTACAGCGCCTTCGAAGCCGAACTGTCGCGTCTCGCCTCGCGGATCGACTACCGCCCACTGGACGACCCGTACCTGAACCGTGCGCTCGCCGACGGCGGACGGGACGACCACTCCCTCGACCCGTAA